Proteins found in one Leguminivora glycinivorella isolate SPB_JAAS2020 chromosome 22, LegGlyc_1.1, whole genome shotgun sequence genomic segment:
- the LOC125237905 gene encoding cilia- and flagella-associated protein 45-like, with translation MAPPTPNPHDSIPYHLIRRATKRSEPGCYQLHRPSQCRLKFPVTKRPIHKCELPRREFVMVPEKGGGFRKLDVPRKETNYYPAVMPKSDLERLKEQARIFTQEEQIAAMHAQEAAVQKAAKESEMRKQKLKENLKPQPGAEAASGQADPELEGPDQAAHTLSRNEMLKADNMQGPRLCNRVILASKCHAIRDAQIVEKDLIKKEMMEEERRLDAIMEENRQAAVARAEADEERRHGLRLQNLTALKEQISAHEFARVMEAERIEEESIRVNQSNIAMQIDEAQKLKEKHARQQLLKQILDQGNAELLYFKQLQMEEERINDLRVANFLKQRQERESKNRAEAEAIKAAKQKGIDHIAKAQKAEQELKEELERIRNLKIQEDVEREYRRKERENAIRRNREMKHLHEAREQQIHDIHRLIAREIAKDEQSFNNAARQNEEFLQKEKELENKRKARIEQHRQEIMKQINDKERARAELREKIHNEGVALRMEQEQQDKYERRVMKEKVAAMRQQKVAEKYVKEVEQTLSHYGYNDLS, from the exons ATGGCGCCTCCCACACCTAATCCGCACGATAGTATTCCTTACCATCTAATTAGAAGAGCGACGAAGAGGAGTGAACCAGGCTGCTATCAATTACATAG ACCATCCCAATGTCGTTTAAAGTTTCCTGTAACCAAGCGTCCCATCCACAAATGCGAGTTACCGCGCCGCGAGTTCGTCATGGTGCCGGAGAAGGGAGGGGGGTTTAGGAAGCTAGACGTACCGCGGAAGGAGACAAACTACTACCCTGCTGTTATGCCTAAAAGCGACTTGGAGCGACTGAAAGAGCAGGCTAGG ATCTTCACCCAGGAGGAGCAGATCGCGGCAATGCACGCGCAGGAAGCCGCCGTCCAGAAAGCCGCCAAGGAGTCCGAGATGCGGAAACAAAAGCTAAAG GAGAACCTCAAGCCTCAGCCTGGAGCGGAGGCTGCATCTGGACAGGCAGACCCTGAGCTGGAAGGGCCGGATCAAGCAGCCCACACCCTGAGTAGGAACGAGA TGCTAAAAGCGGACAACATGCAGGGTCCGCGTCTGTGCAACCGTGTCATCTTGGCTTCTAAATGCCACGCCATTCGCGACGCTCAGATTGTGGAGAAAGATCTCATTAAGAAGGAAATGATGGAGGAAGAGAGACG CTTGGACGCCATAATGGAAGAGAATCGCCAGGCTGCAGTGGCCCGCGCCGAAGCGGACGAGGAACGCCGCCACGGCCTGAGACTCCAAAACCTGACCGCGTTGAAGGAACAGATCAGCGCCCATGAGTTTGCCAGG GTGATGGAAGCGGAACGCATCGAAGAGGAGAGCATCCGCGTAAATCAGTCCAACATCGCCATGCAGATCGACGAGGCTCAGAAGCTGAAGGAGAAACACGCTAGGCAGCAGCTGCTGAAGCAGATACTTGACCAAG GCAACGCCGAGCTGCTTTACTTCAAACAGCTCCAAATGGAAGAAGAACGAATCAACGACCTCCGCGTGGCCAACTTCCTGAAGCAGAGACAGGAGCGCGAGTCCAAGAACCGCGCCGAGGCGGAAGCCATCAAGGCGGCCAAGCAGAAGGGCATCGACCACATCGCTAAAGCGCAGAAG GCGGAACAAGAGCTGAAGGAAGAATTGGAGCGCATTCGTAACCTGAAGATACAAGAGGACGTGGAGAGAGAATACCGGAGGAAGGAGAGAGAAAACGCTATACGGCGGAACAGAGAGATGAAGCATCTGCACGAGGCGCGCGAGCAGCAG ATCCACGATATCCATCGCCTCATCGCTCGCGAGATCGCCAAGGACGAGCAGAGCTTCAACAATGCGGCCAGGCAGAATGAGGAGTTCTTGCAGAAAGAGAAAGAG ctTGAGAACAAACGCAAGGCGCGTATTGAACAGCATCGCCAAGAGATCATGAAGCAGATCAACGACAAGGAGCGGGCCAG GGCTGAGCTGCGTGAGAAGATTCACAACGAGGGCGTGGCGCTCAGGATGGAGCAGGAACAACAGGACAAGTACGAGCGCAGAGTCATGAAGGAGAAG GTGGCCGCCATGAGACAACAGAAGGTCGCCGAGAAATACGTGAAGGAGGTCGAACAGACCCTCAGCCACTACGGATACAATGACCTCAGCTAA